A segment of the Filifactor alocis ATCC 35896 genome:
CTCATATAAAACAGGTTGCGTGCGATAGCCTCTCCCTGCCCTCTTTCCTCTGCACCCATTCCCGCATATGCACCGGGTGTATCTACAATGGTAACAATAGGTCTTCCGAATTTTTCTGCCTGCTTCATCAGACGAAGTGATTTGCGATAACCTTCCGGATGACTCATTCCAAAGTTGTATCGAATATTTTCTTCCAAACTCTCTCCCTTATTTGTTCCGATTACAGTAACGGGGATTCCGTCAAAGTATGCCAATGCTCCCAACATCGTTGCATCTTCTCCATACAACCTGTCTCCATGAAGGTAAAAGACATCGTCAAACAATACATCCACCCAGTCCTTTACTTTGAATCTTTGAGGATGTCTGGAAAGATACACCTTGTCCCAAGCTGTCATCTTCTCATAGTAGTTGTTGAGCAACTTCTGTTTCTGTTCCTGTATGGAATCAATCATCTTTTTGGTCGGAAGCAGTTGAGAGTCTTCTTCCCGTATCCTCTCAATCTCTTTTTGCAAACACTCTATCTTTTTTTCCAACTCTTGTATCAAACCAATTCCTCCTTACGATGAAGCTTCAATAGAAAAGAAAGTGTCTGTTTCATATCTTTTCTCTCGACAATATGATCTACAAATCCTTTTTCCAACAAAAATTCAGCTTTTTGAAATTCATCGGGAAGTTTTTTGCCCATTGTTTGTGCAATGACTCTCGGACCGGCAAATCCAATCAATGCTTTCGGTTCAGATAGTATAATATCTCCCAAACTGGCAAAACTTGCTGTCACTCCACCTGTTGTCGGATGTGTTAAACAGGAAATAAACAACTGTCCGCTGTCGCTATGTCGTTTTGCTGCTGCCGAAGTTTTTGCCATCTGCATCAAAGAATACATTCCTTCCTGCATTCTTGCTCCTCCGCTTGCACAAAACACAACGACCGGACATTTTTCTTCCGTTGCAAGTTCAAATGCAAAAGTAATCCTCTCTCCTACTTCCGAACCCATACTTCCCATAAAAAATCTACTGTCCATCACACACAAAACAGTAGGGCTGTCTCCTATCTTCCCACGAAAACAAAGGACTCCTTCATCCAAAGCAGTCTTCTGTCTCATCGTCTCTTGCTTTTCTTCATATCCGTCAAATACCAAAGGGTTTCTTGTCTTATCTTCAAATATGATTTTTTCATATCCGCTTTCCAAAATGCTCTTTGCTCTCTGTTCTGCCGGCATCGGAAAATACCCTCCGCAATAAGGACAAATATATTGATTGTCCTCTTTTTCCTTAAGAGGAAAGGTGCGATTACATCCACTACATTGAGAAAATAACCGACTTGGGACTTCTCTTTGCATATAGGTTTCCTTTTTCTGCAACCTCAATGCTTTTAAAAGATCAAATTTTGATTTTCTGTCTTTCAAAAAATTTCCCATACCTACCTCATTTCTAAATTTGTTCCATCAAGTTTTGGATTCTGTCCAAATTACCCTCCAAAAAATCAGTTGTATAAGTTCCTTTCAAAAAGGCTCTTTCATACATCATAAAATACAGTAATCCTACATTAGTGGAAATCCCTTCGATTACAAACTCCTCCAATGCTCTTCTCATCTTTCTTACGGCTTCCTGTCTCGTCTTTCCGTGAACAACCAACTTTCCAAGCATAGAGTCATAGTACGGACTCATCGCACTATCTTGATACAACGAAGAATCGATCCTGACTCCGTTTCCGCCCGGAATATGAACCACATTCACTCGTCCGCAAGACGGCATAAAACCGTTTTTGGGATCTTCCGCATTGATTCTGCATTCAATCGCATGTCCTCGTATCATTACTTCCTCTTGTCGAACGGAAATCGGCAAGCCGAATGCAATGCGAATCTGCTCCTTGATAATATCTATCCCTGTAATCATCTCAGTCACAGGATGTTCCACCTGTACTCTTGTATTCATCTCCATAAAGAAAAATTCATTTTCTTTTGTCAATAGAAATTCAATTGTTCCGGCGGAAGTGTAATTCACCGCTTTTGCCGCATTGACAGCAGCTTGACCCATCTGTTCCCTAAGTTCTTGAGTCAACGCTCTGCAAGGTGCCTCTTCAATCATCTTTTGATTTTTTCTTTGCAAAGAACAATCTCTTTCACCCAAGTGAATCACATTCCCGAAAGAATCTGCCAACACCTGTACTTCTACATGCTTTGCTCCTTCAATCAATCTCTCCATATAGATTGCATCGTTCCCAAACGCAGAAAGTGCCTCTTGTTTTGCGCTCAAAAATTCCTTCTTCATCTCTTCGCTGCGATACACCTTGCGCATTCCTTTTCCTCCGCCACCGGCAGAGGCTTTGATAATAACAGGATATCCAATCTGTTCCGCCAAAGAAACCGCTTCATCCACATCTTTGATACAGTCTTCAGAACCCGGAATAACGGGAACTTTGTGCATCTTCATTGTGTCTCTTGCTGTCTGCTTATCTCCCATTTTGGAAATAATTTCAGGAGAAGGTCCGATAAAAACAAGACCGCAGTCTTCTACCATCTTGGCAAACTCACTGTTCTCGGCTAAAAATCCGTACCCCGGATGAATTGCCTCACAGCCTTTGAGCAATGCCGCACTCAAAATATTCGGGATATTGAGGTAGCTGTCCTTGGCTCTTGCGCTGCCGATGCAAACAGATTCCGTCGCCATTTGAACATGCAAGGCATTCTTATCCTCTGTCGAATAAACGGCAACTGTTTCGATATTCATTTCTCGACAAGCTCGAATGATTCTTACTGCAATCTCTCCTCGATTGGCAATCAAAATTCTGTGAAACATAGATTACACCTCAATTTCCATCAGCTTATCATCATATCCCACGAATGTTTCGTTCTGCACAAAAATTTCCTTTATCACTCCATCTTCCGGAGCAACAATCTCATTCAACAGTTTCATTGCTTCAACGATACAAAGCGTTTGACCTTTCTTCACTTTTTGACCCACCGTCACAAAAGGCGGTTCCGTCGGAGAAGGACTCGCATAAAAAGTTCCGACTATTGGTGATTTTACAACAGTTCCTTCTGATTCTTCCTTCGCATCATCCTCAAAAAGCTGTTTTACTTCCTGTGGTTTTTCTACCTTCGGTGCAATTTCTTCTCTTGTAGGATTAGAGAATGGTTTTACCGGTTCCCCTTCTTTCCCGAAAGAAACGGAAAACTTTTCCTCACTCCAATGAAACTCGGTCAAATTAGAGCGTGAAAACCATTCTGCCAGTTCCAATATCTCATTCTTCTTCATCATACTACTTGTGGCTGTCAATATAATCTACAATGTCTTGTACCGTTTTCATCGTCTCAAATTCTTCATCCGGAATGGAGATTGAGAATACATCTTCCAATGCCATTGCCAAATCGGCACCATCCAAAGAATCCATTTCCAAATCTTCCATCAATCTTGCTTCCGGTACTACTTTTTCTTCTTTACAGTTCAAACTTTCCAAAATTGTTTCTTTTACTTTTTCAAATGTCATGATAATTCTCCTTTTCTTTTCACAAGATAGATTCAAAATAAGTTCTGTTACCATCATTCTATTGGTCATAAAAACTTCAACTTACTTTTTGCTGCTTGTTCTGAATCTCCATATTAATAATTTATTCTATAAAAAATATATAATATATTTACATTGAATAAAATGCTTTATATAAATATATTGAGGAATATTTTAGGAGGATTTTGTTATTTTGTCAATTTCATATACAGTTTCTCTCTGTTTTTTTACAATTATTCCATAGTTTATTATCTTCTCATTCTGATTTGAATCTATCTGTATGTTTTATCCCAATCTTTGAAAAGTGATTACTGCTACACTCCAACAGAACTCTCATAACATCTCATTCCAAAGAAACTCTATTTTGGTGATAGCCGAACCACGTAGAATGACACGCCATAGGTATCAAACCGTGAACAGCATAAAACATAGAGTAAATGAAATCAACATAAAAAAACCGACTTTTAAGAAATTCTCTTAAAAATCGGTTTTACTCTTATCATTTTTCTATAAATACAATCTATAGGTTAGACGATTATTCATCCCTATTCTTGGATACAACCGTCACCTAAAATTCCGCTTGCAGCGGTGAATAATGCCAGTTTATACACTTCTTCTTCGTTACATCCGCGTGATAAGTCGCACACCGGCTTGTTCAATCCTTGAAGAATCGGTCCTACCGCATCATATCCGCCGAATCGTTGAATCAATTTGTATCCGATATTTCCCGCTTCCAGACTTGGGAAAATAAACACGTTGGCATTTCCCGCAATCGGAGAGTTAGGTGCTTTTCTTGCCGCAATCTCAGGAACGAATGCCGCATCAAACTGAATTTCTCCGTCAATCAATAAATCCGGCATCTGTTGTCTTACCAATTCTGTTGCTTTTGCCATCTTTTCCGTTTCTTCCGAATGAGCGGACCCTTTTGTCGAAAAGCTCAACATGGCAACTCTCGGTTCTAACTCAATGGCTTTTGCCGTATTCACGGTAGTAATTGCGATTTCAGCTAATTCTTCTGCAGTCGGCGCAATATTAATTGCACAGTCTGCAACAACATAAATTTGATCTCCTTTAATCAGGATGAACACACCTGATATTCTTGTATAACAAGGTTTTACTTTAATAATTTGTAAAGCGGGACGAACAGTATCCGCTGTTGTATGCACTGCTCCCGAAACCATTCCCGCAGCCTTCTCTGTATACACCAGCATTGTTCCGAAGTAATTGACATCCGACAAAAGCTTTTCCCTTGCTTCT
Coding sequences within it:
- a CDS encoding acetyl-CoA carboxylase carboxyltransferase subunit alpha, with the protein product MIQELEKKIECLQKEIERIREEDSQLLPTKKMIDSIQEQKQKLLNNYYEKMTAWDKVYLSRHPQRFKVKDWVDVLFDDVFYLHGDRLYGEDATMLGALAYFDGIPVTVIGTNKGESLEENIRYNFGMSHPEGYRKSLRLMKQAEKFGRPIVTIVDTPGAYAGMGAEERGQGEAIARNLFYMSDLKVPIIALMTGEGGSGGALALALADKIIMLENATFSILSPEGFASILWKDGKRAKDAAEKMKMTADDLYREGLIDEVIQEGICFQKQEFERVVPDLKASLKRYLEQEMKKSSEQRIADRYEKYRKIGQSGRE
- the accD gene encoding acetyl-CoA carboxylase, carboxyltransferase subunit beta encodes the protein MGNFLKDRKSKFDLLKALRLQKKETYMQREVPSRLFSQCSGCNRTFPLKEKEDNQYICPYCGGYFPMPAEQRAKSILESGYEKIIFEDKTRNPLVFDGYEEKQETMRQKTALDEGVLCFRGKIGDSPTVLCVMDSRFFMGSMGSEVGERITFAFELATEEKCPVVVFCASGGARMQEGMYSLMQMAKTSAAAKRHSDSGQLFISCLTHPTTGGVTASFASLGDIILSEPKALIGFAGPRVIAQTMGKKLPDEFQKAEFLLEKGFVDHIVERKDMKQTLSFLLKLHRKEELV
- the accC gene encoding acetyl-CoA carboxylase biotin carboxylase subunit; protein product: MFHRILIANRGEIAVRIIRACREMNIETVAVYSTEDKNALHVQMATESVCIGSARAKDSYLNIPNILSAALLKGCEAIHPGYGFLAENSEFAKMVEDCGLVFIGPSPEIISKMGDKQTARDTMKMHKVPVIPGSEDCIKDVDEAVSLAEQIGYPVIIKASAGGGGKGMRKVYRSEEMKKEFLSAKQEALSAFGNDAIYMERLIEGAKHVEVQVLADSFGNVIHLGERDCSLQRKNQKMIEEAPCRALTQELREQMGQAAVNAAKAVNYTSAGTIEFLLTKENEFFFMEMNTRVQVEHPVTEMITGIDIIKEQIRIAFGLPISVRQEEVMIRGHAIECRINAEDPKNGFMPSCGRVNVVHIPGGNGVRIDSSLYQDSAMSPYYDSMLGKLVVHGKTRQEAVRKMRRALEEFVIEGISTNVGLLYFMMYERAFLKGTYTTDFLEGNLDRIQNLMEQI
- the accB gene encoding acetyl-CoA carboxylase biotin carboxyl carrier protein, whose product is MELAEWFSRSNLTEFHWSEEKFSVSFGKEGEPVKPFSNPTREEIAPKVEKPQEVKQLFEDDAKEESEGTVVKSPIVGTFYASPSPTEPPFVTVGQKVKKGQTLCIVEAMKLLNEIVAPEDGVIKEIFVQNETFVGYDDKLMEIEV
- the acpP gene encoding acyl carrier protein, coding for MTFEKVKETILESLNCKEEKVVPEARLMEDLEMDSLDGADLAMALEDVFSISIPDEEFETMKTVQDIVDYIDSHK
- the pta gene encoding phosphate acetyltransferase, giving the protein MNIFDSMKKLVSAKNPVIVFPEGMSDRILKATSRLKKEGIMQPILLGNEKEMKAFAAERGVDISDLTLIDPQTYPELDFLVEKFVERRKGKITAEEAREKLLSDVNYFGTMLVYTEKAAGMVSGAVHTTADTVRPALQIIKVKPCYTRISGVFILIKGDQIYVVADCAINIAPTAEELAEIAITTVNTAKAIELEPRVAMLSFSTKGSAHSEETEKMAKATELVRQQMPDLLIDGEIQFDAAFVPEIAARKAPNSPIAGNANVFIFPSLEAGNIGYKLIQRFGGYDAVGPILQGLNKPVCDLSRGCNEEEVYKLALFTAASGILGDGCIQE